In Lactuca sativa cultivar Salinas chromosome 5, Lsat_Salinas_v11, whole genome shotgun sequence, the DNA window CAGGAATCAAATCACAACATTAACATACACAATAGAATCAATCACAACATTAACATACACAATAGAATCAAATCAAACACAATATAAACATACACAAGTTAATCAACTTAAAGATGCATTAACTATGTTTATCATAGAACATGTAATATTAACCAAAAGTTTGTACAAAACATAATCAAGGGGCCCAAAGCCTATACTTTATATGGCTATTAACAAAAAGGGCTATTTAACAAAAGGGGCTATCAACAAAAGGGGCTATCAACGGTTGCCTAAAGCCAAAAGTTTGTACATGTTCTTCACAAAAGGATGGGTTAGGAACCCATTAATCTCGACTAAGTGGGTTGGATGAACTCATCCCCTTCCCATTTTTGACAACCACCAATTTCTTCAATTGTATTTTTGTTATCCTCTCTGAAGTCTTCCTCTTTCTCAGTTTTGGCCTCCTGCCCATGTCCTCCACAACCAGGCCCTCCTGATCCATACCTTCTTGTTCCATGCCCTCCTCACCTATTCCATTCTCATTGATTCCCTCCTGATCCAACCCTTGTGCACCCATTCCATCCTGATTCATGCCATCTTGATCCATACCTTCTTGTTCCATGCCCTCCTCACCTATGTCATTCTCATTGAATCCCTCTTGATCCAACCCTTGTGCACCCATTCCATCCTGATTCATGCCCTCTTGATCCATACCTTCTTGTTCCATGCCCTCCTCATCTATGCCCTCTATACCTATATCCTCTTCAACGATTCCCTCTGGATCCATGCCATCCTGATTCATAATCTCCAAACCTTCTTGTTCCATTCCCTCTTCATTCCCAGTCAAAGTTTCTATAGTCAATTGGCTAGGAAATTCAAAACCCTGCAACAAGCATATCAATATATGGTTAGCCATACTAAACACAATAAACTAAAATTATTTTCTAAACCATACCTGTGATATATTAAGCTCCACAGGTACATGTTTTAGACCCTCACATTCATATAATTCTTCCTCATTGATTCCAAGACAGTCCAAAATATCTTGTGTAGTGTAATTCGACTGTCTCATGAAATTGATATCACTCTTTACATCCACTCTTATTTCATCATCAACTTCAGGACTCTCCACATCTCTTGCCTCTTCATTATCACTCTCAACAGTAGGAGTCACCACATTTTCTTCATCAAGATTAGAAGTTCCCTCACCAAATTTTGTATTCCCTCTACCTCTTCCTCCAGATCCCCTACCACCACCTCTCTTCCCTCTTCTACCAGATTCAATATTCCCACCTCTATCACCTCTTCTAGATCCTGTCCAGTTAGTCAAATCAGGATCCAATTTGGGTCTGCCCATTTTATTTTTAGGTTTTGGCGTAGGTACAACCTTTGGATTTTTGCAAGAAGCTTTATTATGTCCCTTTTGAAGACAATTCTTGCATTATACAGTTCTTCCCTTGTTAGACACTTGGGGGTACTTGTCTTCATGCTCAGATGCATGTCTCCTTCTTTTGACACTGGGTCGTCCTGGCATCCTCCTAGCTGTAGGTGGAAGGGGCTTGGTATAGCCAGTTTCTTCCCACAAGTTACTTCCAGTGACTGGAAGTATGTTAGACTGATATGTAGCCATGTAATTACTCTTGCTGAACCAAGTGCTAATGAATTCCTTTGGATCTTGGTTGGTGTATAAGATTGCTACCTATGCATGCACACAAGGTATCCCTACTATATCTCATAGTCTGCAGCTGCAGTAATGGAGTTCCAAATCAACTCCATAACTTTGAAAGCCATTCCTAATTTCGTATGAATTAACACCACTTGGCACTGCATACCAAGTCCAGCAAATATAAACATTTATcttattataaatatttaattaaaaagcTACATTTATATATGAAATACAAAATATACCTTATATCCTCAACAAATTACCCCATCTTTAGAAGTGCTGCTTCACACACATCACCTTCTAATTTCTGTGCTTCCTCTCTTAAGTTGTAGAACCTTTCCATCATGTAGAGTCTTATTTCTTCAAGCATAGACAAAAGAGGCTTCTTTCTAGCATCTACAATGACTGCATTAAAACACTTAGCTATCCCATTCTCTACAGACTCACATGCCAAACCACTACCAAAAAATGCCCTGCACCATGTATGAGGTTCTCTAGCCATAAGATGATCATATGCACCTTCACTTAAAGTCTTGATCCCATCCATGTTTATCTTGAAATCACCTTCTGTTGTAGATTTTGCAGCTACCCAAAACATGTTTCTGAATTGTATTCTACTATACACTTTCCTAAAATGGGCATAAATATGCCTAGCACACTATCTGTGCTCTACATGGGGTAGAATATCCTTTGTTGCTTCAACAAGACCCtaggaaatgaaaaaaaatatattagtaACTGTTATTAAACACTATAATAGATGATATAAATTAAATGAAATTGTCATTACCTTGTGTTGATCACTAATGACACTTAATCCCCTGCCAGCATCCAATGAAAGATCTTCACTAACTAGTTCAAAGAACCATGTCCAATTAACCTGGTTTTCAACCTCCACAACAGCCCATGCTATAGGGTAAATTTGATTATTTGCATCTCTACCTATTGTAGTTAGTAACTCACCCTTGCATTGTCCCTTCAAAAAACACCCATCCAACCCTATAACACTACGACATCCTATCTTCCACCCATCTTTGATTGCTTTAAAGCACACATATATTCTATGAAAAGTTGTAGTCTGATCAGGGTTAAAATTAACAGAAATCCTAACTGTGCTACCTGGATTGGACCTCATCAGTTCATGTCCATAATCCTACACTCTTGCATAATGGTCACTCAATTGCCATGAATTAAGGACAGTGCCCTACACCTTGATCTATAACATTTTGACCATGACACCTTGCAATGaaatttaatttgaataattgtcTGCATTTCCTTGCATTTTAACTTTGGTTTCCTTACTAGTTCTTTCACAAACTGCTTTGCTAACCAAGTTGGATTCATAAGCCTTGAACTACTAAAATTCCTAACACATGTATGCCTATCATTCATCTTTTTCACCTGGAATGATTTTTCAGTACTCATCCATGAAGCACGAACCATAAAAGAGCATTTTTCTGGATCACTAACACACACAACCACTAGTCTAACACTATCACACTTCTTGAAACGAATTTTATAGCCCTTATAGATGGAATAATTTGTTAAACATAGTTTCAGTTCATGTCTAGATTCATACCTTTCTCCAATAACCGGTTTCATCACATTCCATTTGACCTTCAGATTATGGATGGAgtatatgatttcatcttcatcaCTAAATTCGTCAGTGTTTTCCTCATCATCTAGTTCCACTCGAGCATTTTCTCCTTCACCTTCCACTGGTTCGTCATCACTGTCTTCACAAAGAACATTGATGAATTCATCTTTGGATCTTGAAACTGATTTGGTTTTTACAAAATCATCAACTTGAACGTCGATTTTGTCAGGCTCAAATACTTCATCCATCGCCAAAGGACACGATTAGAATCGATCGATCGATTTGTCGGGAATAAAGGAGATGAGAAAAAAGGGGTTTtcaaagaaaaccctaaattaaTGAGGTCAATGATATAGTCACCATTAAGATGCCATGTAAACTTCTTTAACCGGGAAAATGAGGGTCACCGGATAATAAGGACAAAATTGTTTGGTTTATCCGGTTTATTGggctttttcattaaaaaaaattaggacTTTTTTGAAACTTTTGCCAAAATATAGGGACTTTACTGTAGTTATCTCATTCAACCTCAGTCACATAATTCATATCTGCCGCTCTAACCCTCCGGAGTACCGGCACGATGAGtcagttataatcataaatgattatgtagCGTCGCACGTTCCTTTCACCCCCGCCGCCTTCCCCACCATCTTTGCCACCATCCAACCACACCACTACCACCTTCGTTACTTATATCATCACCACTTCTTCTACCACCAAccattataatcatatatgattactcaatctgTAAACATACATATGtgtataatcatttatgcttAGGCATATACATAGaaacatgtataatcatatatgattatacctctctgccctataatcatttatgattaggcatacccCGTTGTTGTCGATACGCCAAAGCGTTAGAGCGGAAAATGAGAAAATGTGGCTGGGGTTGAATCTTaacatttctattttttttatctcAAGTGAAccgccctatatatatatatatatatatatatatatatatatatatatatatatatatatatatatatatatatatatataaaataataatactaataatactaatactaataataataacaataacattaatattaataataataataataataataataataataataataatataagagATAAAACATAAGAGCATATATACCCCTTGGAATATGGACCACAAAACCTggtttatttacagaaaatatggATTTCTACCTATTGGAcaccgctcccaggggcgctgcccccgaacCCCAGTCAGTTTTGGAGTTTTGCCGCTAAATAGCAGTATACTTTCAGCAAATACAAAATTAAACAAATGTGCATTCTACATCATCCTAATTTGTTTAATAATTGTAAAAGTGACATTGATTAACAAATTAAGcacattacacttaaataatattagtgatataaaatcaccaatatatatatatatatatatatatatatatatatatatatatatatatatatatatatatatatatatatatatatataacatatttaACTTTTCTTGAAATGTAAGAGGTACATGCTTGATAACTTAATGTACAAATCTATTATGCACAAGCCACTCATCTTTTATTGAACAAATAATTGACGAAAATATTTAAGAAATAAAACatcaattaattattattattttcttttttaacgCAGGCATGATGTTTGCCCCAAGGTAGGGCATGaaaatattctaacagatcaACCAGAAATTTATAGCCATTGAAACAGTCAAATAACATTCTCTGAATAAAGAATCATTCACCGAAAATCATTCACCGAAACAGTAATAATTGTcgtcgccgctttgcgcgggtgtACActtagtgttatatatatatatatatatatatatatatatatatatatatatatataataataataataataataataataataataataataataataataataataataatttacttaTATCGCATAAATTAGAAACGATTTCTACAAGGAACTAAACACAAAAGACCCATTTCAACTTGAAGAATTAACAAATTCCCATAGGTCTAGTATAACATTATCATGAACCTTTTtagtgtaacaatttcataatcATGTGGTCTTTATAACTAACTTATCATAGAAACTCTAAAAAAACGAAACATGATCAAATCCATCTATAAAATACCTCCTATTATTTTGTTCTAGATGTGAGATTTTTAAATTTCTAACTAATATCTTCTTTCCAAACCTAATTATCACTTCTTTATTATTATCATGACAACAcagtaatttttttattttttattttttttcaaatttattgtGAGCCCGATGGTTGGGAACATATAAAAATCATGTTTACCCTTTGGATGTCATTCTATAAAAGAAAAGCGACATGCAACAATTATAAAAATACCTCCTATTATGTTGTTCTAGATTTGGATGTCATTCTATAAAAGAAAAGCGATATGCAACAATTATAAAATTCGTGATATTAGatgttgacttttttttttttttttaataatcctAAACCATTTTTAAAATCACCGACCTAAGGAGGGAGAGCAACACCACATACCGTTGGTCTACAATGTATTAGGTAGATGTTGACCTTTTGAAGTAAAGCATATTTTCCTCAACTATTGTTAGTGTATTACaatactaggtgtaagacccatatattacatgtttaattaaaaaaaatataaatgtctaaatatttaaaaactttagATTTATAagataataagaaaaataatgaattattaaaactgatttttttatcttctaaattcaaataaataaacaaaatatactaatgaattttaatttaaaatttttgaaataagaaggtaagtccattaataaaattgatattaatttattactatagttattgtaattattatattaaaatattatgtggaatttattaaaatagaaaaactcataaaataatatgtaaaaaaattaatttaaaataatcacaAATAATATTCCACAAATTGAATCAGAATATAACATTTggcaataaatatttatttattagaatagattgATTGATGTCTATTATTTTTATAGTTAGGCGTCCTTTGGATATTtagcaaggttctaaataacgtgaGGTGTGGCTTTGCGGCAAGGTAAAAGTTAAGTCATGACAAGTCTTGGTgagccatgacgtttttcaagacgtaactattttatatatattaaaagagataaatcatataattattgatttttatCAAGTATATCAagtttttagaagtattatattagtatttaatataaaaagttaacaaaaactcaattattttaggccttataaaaaaaacaaaaaaaactcgCGCCTTGAAAAAAACTCATGCCATATCGTGCGATAAGACGCGCCTTGACACGTTATTTAAATGTCACGCTTAACAAACCCGCCTTGAACGTTTTCGTAACGGCTACACCACGTCTCGCGCCATGGCACGCCTTAAAGCGCGCCATGGCGTGTTTTTTTAACCATGATATTTAGACGTAATTATTGTCCAAAAGAAAAAGGCATAGACATATATTTCCACGTGTTTGTAAAATTATATCCATTCATGTCTTGATCGACGTAAAGTAGTTTTCATTCATCACAAAGCAGATGTGAAGCATGTGAAGGTGGGGAAGGCACCACATGTAACTTGTGCCTACTTCCTCACGGAAACAAATTCAATCACATACATATGAACATATGTATAGATTCACTAAAAGAATCGTAAAAAACATTTACAGACGCATATTCATATTTCTTTTTTAAAGTAAGCATATATCGGTTCAAAAAAAAAGTAAGCATATACATATCCAAAAAAAATATGTATACAAACGAAATACACATTCTTAAATCTTAATTAAATCGTTTCTTTTAAGTTGTTAGAGGCTGTATTTACTAAATTTTCGCATTATTgaagaatatatatttttttttaattgcatAAAAAGAAAGTCAATTCAGCAAAAGCGAAAATTTAAtagatattttatttttatttttatttatttatttttgaaaattctctcaaaaaaacccttattttttcGTGTTTTCTAACACTTTACAAACAACATAAATTAAAAATTCAGTCAAAAACACTTTCAATCACTTATCTCTCAATGTTACTTCAAAACATCGATCATGTTTCAAATATCATATTTTGAAGGTATTTCAAGTTTATTTTAAGGCTATTGATTGTTTGTAAATTTTGACGTATTTTAAAGGTACATTTTATTATTTATCTTTTTGAATGTTTTGTAAAATATAAGTGGCAAAATTTTGactaaaaaaatgcaattttcccttatgatatttttgacaatatCATTTTCAACTTAAAAATAACTTAGGTTCATGAACATTGAGATATAATCCATGTGTAATAATTAAGTATGTGCTTGATTAATCTTCCTTTATATAGCAAAGCTATAAAGAGTAAGAGATTATTTTAGAAAGAATACATGCATGGAAATCATACACATTTAGCAAGACTGGTTTTTATCATACTTGTGTTATTGACTGTGGTCCTTATCATACTTATAccattgactatgatcaaacaTTTTCAgaagtagctatgattagatcaacaaagatattatttactataacttCATATTATTAATATCAGATATaacaaatagatttcaagaaatatCGCTTTTTTTAATAGccatctactagaagatatctatatagcttatcctggaggttttcttaatccatgtcatcctaacaaaatgtgtaatgcttaagatccacttgtggatataaagaaaacatCTTAAGGTTGGAATAATCATTTTAATATGAAGATACAATGTGTGCtattatatcaaaatgaaaagaacatgtgtgtttactaagaactagtgggaagatagtgatattcctaatcttgtatgaatgaaacatacttaatcatttgaaataaCATTCCCACTATTCACGATCGTTTCACCTTGACTCGAAAAGTGTTTCTAAAAGGAAAGACTTAGGAATGACAAAATACATTCTTAGATTGTAAAATTTGTAGAGATAACTAAagatgaatgttaaaagttttacaTTCTTTTGCATGAATTAACAATATCTTGAAAGAGATCAAGATATAAGATTCCTTTGGAAGATATTTGTCATTATCACATGACACCATTTTGAGTCTATCTCAAAATGACCTAACACATAGGTTtgaactagatgaaatgatttatattctatttaattggtaaatgaatccatcatttatgtcATATTAGGTATATGATTATGCTATGAACATATCATAAgatactaattgaatacatgATTAAGTCACTAGATGACTATAAGAACATTCTAGGAGTACTTAAGAAGAAGTAAGAGCATGTACATGAGATAATCATTTTAGAAGAAGATCTTTATGTAAAGAGTTACTTAAAAATCTAAAATGTTGACTTCAAAAAGGATAtgtataattatgaattataatagGATTATGACTTCTTTATGGAATGAAGAGTAagttttgttggaatgaggtTCAAGCTAAACATAATAGCACAATCTActaaataagaatacactactacTTTAGAAGCTgaaatcaaatatgattggat includes these proteins:
- the LOC128126084 gene encoding uncharacterized protein LOC128126084, whose protein sequence is MDEVFEPDKIDVQVDDFVKTKSVSRSKDEFINVLCEDSDDEPVEGEGENARVELDDEENTDEFSDEDEIIYSIHNLKVKWNVMKPVIGERYESRHELKLCLTNYSIYKGYKIRFKKCDSVRLVVVCVSDPEKCSFMVRASWMSTEKSFQVKKMNDRHTCVRNFSSSRLMNPTWLAKQFVKELVRKPKLKCKEMQTIIQIKFHCKDYGHELMRSNPGSTVRISVNFNPDQTTTFHRIYVCFKAIKDGWKIGCRSVIGLDGCFLKGQCKGELLTTIGRDANNQIYPIAWAVVEVENQVNWTWFFELVSEDLSLDAGRGLSVISDQHKGLVEATKDILPHVEHR